The Micromonospora sp. M71_S20 genome window below encodes:
- a CDS encoding DUF2795 domain-containing protein, translated as MTVTGVQLQEYLAGLDYPVSREDLIRWGQENGVSTATLQTLRALPAEEFDSPAELSEALNTLA; from the coding sequence ATGACCGTCACCGGCGTGCAGTTGCAGGAGTACCTGGCCGGGCTCGACTACCCGGTCTCCCGGGAGGACCTCATCCGCTGGGGCCAGGAGAACGGCGTCAGCACGGCGACGCTCCAGACGCTCCGGGCCCTGCCGGCGGAGGAGTTCGACTCCCCCGCCGAGCTGAGCGAGGCCCTGAACACGCTGGCCTGA
- the erm gene encoding ErmE/ErmH/ErmO/ErmR family 23S rRNA (adenine(2058)-N(6))-methyltransferase gives MAPRRTRATERDRSRRVLSQNFLADPAAIARMVHAARPGPDRLLLEVGAGRGQLTRPLAARCRHLTAYEVDPAAGAELARVCAALPNVTHRQVDFLTVTPPPEEFDVVGNIPWSLTSAVVRWCLAAPGLRAATLLTQLEYARRRSGDYGRWTRLTVLTWPEFGWRLAGRVPRTAFRPVPRVDAGILRVERRPEPLLAASALPAYRRMVETGFDGVGGSLAASLARHHPRARLAAALRATRLDPATPVGHVWPEQWLVLFRLLHAR, from the coding sequence GTGGCGCCTCGCCGTACCCGAGCAACCGAACGCGACCGGTCCCGTCGCGTACTCTCCCAGAACTTCCTCGCCGACCCGGCCGCCATCGCCCGGATGGTGCACGCCGCCCGCCCCGGGCCCGACCGGCTCCTGCTGGAGGTGGGCGCCGGCCGGGGCCAGCTCACCCGGCCGCTCGCGGCCCGCTGCCGGCACCTGACGGCGTACGAGGTGGACCCGGCCGCCGGAGCCGAGCTGGCCAGGGTCTGCGCGGCCCTGCCGAACGTGACGCACCGGCAGGTCGACTTCCTCACCGTCACCCCGCCGCCGGAGGAGTTCGACGTGGTGGGCAACATCCCCTGGTCGCTGACCTCGGCCGTGGTGCGGTGGTGCCTGGCCGCGCCCGGTCTGCGCGCCGCCACCCTGCTCACCCAGTTGGAGTACGCCCGCCGGCGTAGCGGCGACTACGGCCGGTGGACCAGGCTGACCGTGCTGACCTGGCCGGAGTTCGGCTGGCGGCTCGCCGGGCGGGTGCCCCGCACCGCGTTCCGCCCCGTGCCGAGGGTGGACGCCGGCATCCTGCGCGTCGAGCGGCGGCCGGAGCCGCTGCTGGCCGCGTCGGCGCTGCCCGCGTACCGCCGGATGGTGGAGACCGGCTTCGACGGGGTCGGCGGCTCGCTCGCGGCCTCGCTGGCCCGGCACCACCCGCGGGCGCGGTTGGCGGCGGCGCTGCGGGCGACCCGGCTCGACCCGGCCACCCCGGTCGGGCACGTCTGGCCCGAGCAGTGGCTGGTGCTGTTCCGGCTGCTGCACGCCCGCTGA
- a CDS encoding glycosyltransferase: MRVLLSTLGSRGDVQPLVALASRLKALGLQVRLCAPPDFARWVATFKIPFVPVGPPWRRSAAPRPRAAVPRPSPAQVRQLAESSVGIQFEVLSKAARDCDAVVASTGLQIAARTVAEKRGIPYVFTAFCPAALPSPHHPPLPLPALGEVPAPASADNRELWAANQRHVNDTFGAPLNALRATMGLVPVDDVSDHIHTDQPWLAADRTLAPWPDTADPAVYQPGAWLLPDERALPAELTTFLNASDQPCVYVGFGSVAAPPGVLETAIQAVRAVGCRLVVSRGWAPLSMAGRAPDCLVVGEVNQQALFKEVAAVVHHGGSGTTTTAARAGTPQVVIPQVYDQHYFARRVSALGIGGAHPGAVPTVESLTAALSAALRPETAGRARAFAAAISTDGAQAAAERLTATLRA, translated from the coding sequence ATGCGCGTACTGTTGTCGACCCTCGGGTCGCGCGGCGACGTCCAACCACTGGTGGCGCTGGCATCGCGGTTGAAGGCTCTCGGTCTGCAGGTTCGCCTCTGCGCCCCACCGGACTTCGCCCGGTGGGTGGCCACCTTCAAGATCCCCTTCGTGCCCGTCGGCCCGCCCTGGCGCAGGTCGGCGGCGCCCAGGCCGCGGGCCGCCGTGCCCCGCCCCTCGCCGGCGCAGGTGCGTCAGCTGGCCGAGTCCTCGGTCGGCATCCAGTTCGAGGTGCTGTCGAAGGCGGCCCGGGACTGTGACGCCGTCGTGGCGTCGACCGGCCTCCAGATCGCCGCCCGCACCGTGGCGGAGAAGCGGGGCATACCGTACGTCTTCACGGCGTTCTGCCCGGCGGCCCTTCCCTCACCGCACCACCCGCCGCTCCCGCTGCCGGCCCTCGGGGAGGTGCCCGCGCCCGCGTCGGCCGACAACCGCGAGCTGTGGGCCGCCAACCAGCGGCACGTCAACGACACCTTCGGCGCGCCGCTCAACGCGCTCCGGGCGACGATGGGACTGGTCCCGGTCGACGACGTCAGCGACCACATCCACACCGACCAGCCGTGGCTGGCGGCCGACCGGACGCTGGCGCCCTGGCCGGACACCGCCGACCCGGCCGTCTACCAACCGGGCGCCTGGCTCCTGCCGGACGAGCGGGCCCTGCCGGCCGAGCTGACGACCTTCCTGAACGCCAGCGACCAGCCGTGCGTCTACGTCGGATTCGGCAGTGTCGCCGCACCCCCGGGCGTGCTGGAGACGGCCATCCAGGCGGTGCGCGCGGTCGGCTGCCGCCTGGTCGTCTCCCGGGGCTGGGCACCCCTCTCGATGGCCGGCCGGGCACCCGACTGCCTGGTCGTCGGCGAGGTGAACCAGCAGGCACTGTTCAAGGAGGTGGCCGCGGTGGTCCACCACGGCGGCTCGGGCACCACGACCACGGCCGCGCGGGCCGGGACCCCGCAGGTCGTCATCCCGCAGGTCTACGACCAGCACTACTTCGCGCGACGCGTCTCCGCGCTCGGCATCGGCGGCGCACACCCCGGCGCGGTGCCGACCGTCGAGTCGCTGACCGCGGCTCTCAGCGCCGCGTTGCGGCCCGAGACGGCCGGCCGCGCCCGCGCGTTCGCCGCCGCCATCAGCACCGACGGCGCCCAGGCCGCCGCGGAGCGGTTGACCGCCACCCTGCGGGCCTGA
- a CDS encoding MMPL family transporter — protein MATLLYRLGRGSMRRRRLVAAIWLVVLVGLGLAAATLRGPIADNFTMPGTESQRALDLLAEQFPAASGATGTIAVKAPADGALAGPQGQAVVKELTQEAATLPGVVGAVDPFQVGAVSPDGRYALVQVQFATGADEVTDAQRDAYEKVGERAEAQGWEVAPGGEVLSSVPEVGSTEAIGVAVAAIVLVVTFGSLVAAGMTMLNALIGVGVGMAGLFAISSVVDLSSTAPILALMLGLAVGIDYSLFITSRYRQNLMEGLPPDEAVGRAVGTAGSAVVFAGATVVIALAGLAVVNIPFLTVMGLAAAGTVTIAVLVAITLQPALLGFAGRRVLPRKLRTTVPAGDRAADAVDAGTPPGEDRSGFGFRWAHFVTRFRIPVILVGLIGLGLLALPAPDMRLALPDAGTAPVGSAARESNDVITEGFGPGFTGRLAVVVAGDTPEATSAAIPQVTALVQRTENVLAVAPPQLSPDGRTALLGVVPKTGPTEEATETLVNDVRAAVGEFRDVDVLLTGATAIGIDVSEKLSDALPVYLLLVVGLSVLLLMLVFRSLLVPVKAALGFLLTVAATFGITVAVFQQGHLADLVGLDTPGPLVSFLPILLIGILFGLAMDYEVFLVSRMREDFVHGDTAHQATINGMGHGARVVTAAALIMISVFGGFVFLDDPVIKSMGFALAIGVAIDAFVVRMTIVPAVMSLLGRRAWWLPRWLDKILPNVDIEGEGLRAHLDDRSPAHT, from the coding sequence ATGGCCACCCTGCTCTACCGGCTCGGCCGGGGCTCGATGCGCCGGCGGCGACTCGTCGCGGCGATCTGGCTCGTCGTACTCGTCGGTCTCGGCCTCGCCGCCGCGACCCTGCGCGGCCCGATAGCCGACAACTTCACCATGCCCGGCACCGAGTCGCAGCGCGCCCTGGACCTGCTCGCCGAGCAGTTCCCGGCGGCGAGCGGCGCGACCGGCACGATCGCGGTCAAGGCGCCGGCCGACGGCGCGCTCGCCGGCCCGCAGGGGCAGGCCGTGGTGAAGGAACTCACCCAGGAGGCCGCCACGCTGCCCGGCGTCGTCGGCGCCGTCGACCCGTTCCAGGTGGGAGCGGTCTCCCCGGACGGCCGGTACGCGCTGGTCCAGGTCCAGTTCGCCACGGGCGCCGACGAGGTGACCGACGCCCAGCGCGACGCGTACGAGAAGGTCGGCGAGCGGGCCGAGGCCCAGGGCTGGGAGGTCGCGCCCGGCGGCGAGGTGCTCAGCAGCGTGCCGGAGGTCGGCTCGACCGAGGCGATCGGTGTGGCGGTCGCCGCGATCGTCCTGGTGGTCACCTTCGGTTCGCTGGTGGCGGCCGGGATGACGATGCTCAACGCGCTGATCGGCGTGGGCGTCGGCATGGCGGGTCTGTTCGCGATCAGCAGCGTGGTCGACCTGAGCAGCACCGCGCCGATCCTCGCCCTGATGCTCGGCCTCGCGGTCGGCATCGACTACTCGCTCTTCATCACCTCCCGCTACCGGCAGAACCTCATGGAGGGGCTGCCACCGGACGAGGCGGTGGGCCGCGCGGTCGGCACCGCCGGCTCGGCCGTGGTCTTCGCCGGCGCCACCGTGGTCATCGCGCTGGCCGGGCTTGCCGTGGTGAACATCCCGTTCCTGACGGTGATGGGTCTGGCCGCCGCCGGCACGGTCACCATCGCGGTGCTGGTCGCGATCACGCTCCAGCCGGCGCTGCTCGGCTTCGCCGGCCGCCGGGTGCTGCCCCGCAAGCTGCGCACCACCGTGCCGGCCGGGGATCGGGCGGCCGACGCCGTCGACGCGGGCACCCCGCCGGGCGAGGACCGGTCGGGCTTCGGGTTCCGCTGGGCGCATTTCGTCACCCGGTTCCGGATTCCGGTCATCCTGGTCGGGCTGATCGGGCTGGGGCTGCTCGCGCTGCCCGCGCCCGACATGCGGCTCGCGCTGCCCGACGCGGGCACCGCGCCGGTCGGCTCGGCCGCCCGGGAGTCGAACGACGTGATCACCGAGGGCTTCGGTCCGGGCTTCACCGGCCGGCTCGCGGTGGTGGTCGCCGGGGACACCCCGGAGGCGACCTCGGCCGCCATCCCGCAGGTCACCGCGCTGGTCCAGCGCACCGAGAACGTCCTCGCGGTGGCCCCGCCGCAGCTCAGCCCGGACGGCCGCACCGCGCTGCTCGGGGTGGTGCCGAAGACCGGCCCGACCGAGGAGGCCACCGAGACCCTGGTCAACGACGTCCGCGCGGCGGTGGGCGAGTTCCGCGACGTCGACGTGCTGCTGACCGGGGCGACCGCGATCGGCATCGACGTCTCCGAGAAGCTCTCCGACGCCCTGCCGGTCTACCTGCTGCTGGTGGTGGGGCTCTCGGTGCTGCTGCTGATGCTGGTCTTCCGCTCGCTGCTGGTGCCGGTCAAGGCCGCGCTGGGCTTCCTGCTCACCGTCGCCGCCACCTTCGGCATCACCGTGGCGGTGTTCCAGCAGGGGCACCTCGCCGACCTCGTCGGCCTGGACACGCCCGGCCCGCTGGTCAGCTTCCTGCCGATCCTGCTGATCGGCATCCTGTTCGGCCTGGCGATGGACTACGAGGTCTTCCTGGTCTCCCGGATGCGGGAGGACTTCGTGCACGGCGACACCGCGCACCAGGCGACCATCAACGGGATGGGGCACGGCGCCCGGGTGGTGACCGCCGCCGCGCTGATCATGATCTCGGTGTTCGGCGGCTTCGTCTTCCTCGACGACCCGGTCATCAAGTCGATGGGCTTCGCGCTCGCCATCGGCGTCGCCATCGACGCGTTCGTGGTCCGGATGACCATCGTGCCGGCCGTGATGTCGTTGCTCGGCAGGCGGGCCTGGTGGCTCCCCCGTTGGCTGGACAAGATCCTGCCCAACGTCGACATCGAGGGCGAGGGCCTGCGCGCCCACCTGGACGACAGGTCCCCCGCCCACACCTGA
- a CDS encoding glycosyltransferase family 2 protein → MSLPTIPPALSVVMPTYQDPQCLALTLRALTRQTLPPERFEVIVVRDGGSSDRYAEALAEGAGLRLRVVELPRRKGRSVARNEGARHATAPLLVFLDADSWAVPDLLERHLTWHSTPGNAAVLIGRRDEIGLADLPAVLSGESDTIARSFPHGGDLRFATGLPDDGGDWLRAGWVIAYTHNISLSTSLFAKVGGYREAFGLSYGVEDVELFYRVDQSLPDGVNFGYDDEARVVHLPHHKNITRNWMEMKANFQQAARLYPCLEWEFLTAVMGYEAVRRILYYRSLVDECVERSACAIGPAAARLAGKLRGPRALWIGTGRAEARLPATALTFDYSAPIGPTNFHLLGVAPPMPAGSLDAVVSVDFWRYLLWPELCQFISASVQLAGEVHLVATADATPGMCAADPQTLDYLRQAQAAEYAAELRAVEGLGDVLTLRARQPVTGAARRVPGQVTTRARPTAMAPGRPPTG, encoded by the coding sequence ATGTCCTTGCCCACCATCCCCCCGGCGCTGAGCGTGGTGATGCCGACGTACCAGGATCCGCAGTGCCTCGCGCTGACCCTCCGGGCGCTGACCCGGCAGACGCTGCCGCCGGAACGCTTCGAAGTGATCGTGGTCCGGGACGGTGGTTCGTCCGACAGGTACGCCGAGGCTCTCGCCGAAGGCGCCGGTCTCCGCCTGCGGGTGGTGGAACTCCCCCGGCGCAAGGGCCGCTCCGTCGCCCGCAACGAAGGGGCGCGGCACGCCACCGCACCTCTGCTCGTCTTCCTCGACGCCGACTCGTGGGCCGTGCCCGACCTGCTGGAGAGGCACCTGACGTGGCACAGCACGCCCGGCAACGCGGCGGTGCTGATCGGCCGGCGGGACGAGATCGGTCTCGCGGACCTCCCCGCCGTGCTGTCCGGGGAGTCGGACACGATCGCGCGCAGCTTCCCGCACGGTGGCGACCTGCGGTTCGCGACGGGACTCCCGGACGACGGCGGCGACTGGCTGAGGGCCGGCTGGGTGATCGCCTACACGCACAACATCTCGCTCTCCACCTCGCTCTTCGCGAAGGTCGGCGGCTACCGCGAGGCGTTCGGTCTCAGCTACGGCGTGGAGGACGTCGAGCTGTTCTACCGCGTGGACCAGAGCCTGCCGGACGGCGTCAACTTCGGCTACGACGACGAGGCCCGGGTCGTCCACCTGCCGCACCACAAGAACATCACCCGCAACTGGATGGAGATGAAGGCCAACTTCCAGCAGGCCGCGAGGTTGTACCCCTGCCTGGAGTGGGAGTTCCTCACCGCGGTCATGGGATACGAGGCGGTCCGGCGGATCCTGTACTACCGGTCGCTCGTCGACGAGTGCGTCGAGCGGTCGGCCTGCGCCATCGGGCCCGCCGCCGCGCGCCTCGCGGGCAAGTTGCGGGGACCCAGGGCGCTCTGGATCGGCACCGGCCGCGCCGAGGCGAGGCTGCCCGCCACGGCGCTCACCTTCGACTACTCCGCACCCATCGGCCCGACCAACTTCCACCTGCTCGGCGTCGCCCCGCCCATGCCGGCGGGCAGCCTGGACGCGGTGGTCAGCGTCGACTTCTGGCGGTACCTGCTGTGGCCGGAGCTCTGCCAGTTCATCTCCGCCTCGGTGCAGCTGGCCGGCGAGGTCCACCTGGTCGCCACCGCCGACGCGACGCCGGGGATGTGCGCCGCCGACCCGCAGACGCTCGACTACCTGCGCCAGGCACAGGCCGCCGAGTACGCGGCCGAGCTGCGCGCGGTCGAGGGGCTCGGCGACGTGTTGACGCTACGGGCCCGCCAGCCCGTGACCGGCGCCGCGCGCCGGGTGCCCGGCCAGGTGACCACCAGGGCGCGACCCACGGCAATGGCGCCGGGCCGCCCTCCGACGGGCTAG
- a CDS encoding TetR/AcrR family transcriptional regulator, which produces MARMVPETHDEILSAAARRFATTGYRGTSLQDIAREVGCSKAAVLYHFANKEAILTELMAPAIDVLQALDERISAHRGADAQRVAAEGFVDLAVRFRREIALLRGEFPELLKQPAFAHIQRMSERLVDALAGHPARPSARIAALVLLAGISETCGEFADVPDEELRTALLALARRALEPVD; this is translated from the coding sequence ATGGCGCGGATGGTTCCGGAGACGCACGACGAGATCCTTTCGGCGGCGGCCCGACGCTTCGCGACGACCGGCTACCGGGGCACCTCGTTGCAGGACATCGCGCGCGAGGTCGGCTGCTCCAAGGCGGCGGTGCTCTACCACTTCGCCAACAAGGAGGCCATCCTCACCGAGCTGATGGCCCCGGCGATCGACGTCCTCCAGGCGCTCGACGAGCGGATCTCCGCGCATCGCGGCGCGGACGCCCAGCGGGTCGCCGCCGAGGGCTTCGTCGACCTCGCGGTCCGTTTCCGTCGCGAGATCGCCCTGCTCCGGGGCGAGTTCCCGGAGCTGCTCAAGCAGCCCGCCTTCGCGCACATCCAGCGGATGTCCGAGCGACTGGTCGACGCGCTCGCCGGACACCCGGCACGCCCGTCCGCCCGGATCGCGGCGCTGGTGCTGCTCGCCGGCATCTCCGAGACCTGCGGGGAGTTCGCCGACGTACCCGACGAGGAGCTGCGCACCGCCCTGCTGGCACTCGCCCGGCGGGCACTGGAGCCCGTCGACTGA
- a CDS encoding Gfo/Idh/MocA family protein, translated as MVRFGLFGTGHWAAETHAAALHAHPGVAFAGVWGRDPRKAAALAERYGVPTFDDADALIDACDAVAVALPPDVQAGIAVRAATAGRHLLLDKPLALSVADADRVVDAAQAAGVASVVFFTGRYQPDVAGFLASTAAVGGWHTAKAIRFGSIFQPGSPYGASPWRREHGALWDIGPHALSLILPVLGRVTRVAAMDGPRGLVHLLLSHDGGATSTVSLTLDAPQEAVSREFVFYGENGVETVPAGEGDSATAFGVAIDQLLEEIGSGTRDHRCDVRFGREVVAVLAAAETARAEGRTVDLPS; from the coding sequence GTGGTGCGGTTCGGGTTGTTCGGCACCGGTCACTGGGCGGCGGAGACGCACGCTGCGGCGCTGCACGCCCACCCGGGGGTCGCGTTCGCCGGCGTGTGGGGCCGGGACCCGCGCAAGGCCGCCGCCCTGGCCGAGCGCTACGGGGTGCCGACGTTCGACGACGCCGACGCGCTGATCGACGCCTGCGACGCGGTCGCCGTGGCCCTTCCGCCGGACGTCCAGGCCGGCATCGCGGTCCGCGCGGCCACCGCCGGCCGGCACCTGCTGCTGGACAAGCCGCTCGCGTTGAGCGTCGCCGACGCCGACCGGGTGGTCGACGCCGCGCAGGCGGCGGGCGTCGCCTCGGTGGTCTTCTTCACCGGGCGCTACCAGCCGGACGTCGCCGGTTTCCTCGCCTCGACGGCGGCCGTCGGCGGGTGGCACACCGCCAAGGCGATCCGGTTCGGCTCCATCTTCCAGCCCGGCAGCCCCTACGGGGCCTCGCCCTGGCGCCGGGAGCACGGCGCGCTGTGGGACATCGGCCCGCACGCGCTGTCGCTCATCCTGCCGGTGCTCGGCCGGGTCACCCGCGTCGCCGCCATGGACGGGCCGCGTGGGCTCGTCCACCTGCTCCTCAGCCACGACGGCGGCGCGACCAGCACGGTGTCGCTGACCCTGGACGCCCCGCAGGAGGCGGTGAGCCGGGAGTTCGTCTTCTACGGCGAGAACGGCGTCGAGACCGTACCGGCCGGCGAGGGCGACTCGGCGACCGCGTTCGGGGTGGCGATCGACCAGTTGCTGGAGGAGATCGGCTCGGGCACCCGGGATCACCGCTGCGACGTGCGCTTCGGCCGCGAGGTCGTCGCCGTGCTCGCCGCCGCCGAGACCGCCCGCGCCGAGGGCCGCACCGTCGACCTGCCGAGCTGA
- a CDS encoding erythromycin esterase family protein produces MLVQRLGAPSDFDPLLERVRDARIVMIGEATHGNHDYYRLREQLTRRLIAECGFSFVAVEGDWPDCDRVHRSVTAAPGGAADPRVALERFERWPTWMWANAEVARFCSWLRAWNVERPQDARAGFHGLDVYSLWESMQAIFDYLGEEDPGSLEAAQDAYRCFEPYGKRVEEYGMASRFVSARCEEEVVRLLARTREQAAGDGPDSFSAWQNAEVVAGAERYYRSMVRGGPESWNIRDTHMADTLDRLLERYGPGARGVVWAHNTHVGDARATDMAGDGMVNIGQLARERHGADEVVLVGFGGYRGTVIAAPRWGSPAEAMVVPPARPGSVEHRLHELMPERAVLVFGGDDQPGWVTGTADHRAIGVVYDPSFESWGNYVPTRLGERYDAFVWCDETTALHPLPALTTPGEMETYPAGV; encoded by the coding sequence ATGCTGGTTCAGCGGCTCGGCGCGCCGAGCGACTTCGACCCGTTGCTGGAGCGCGTCCGGGACGCCCGGATCGTGATGATCGGTGAGGCGACGCACGGCAACCACGACTACTACCGGCTGCGCGAACAGCTCACCCGCCGGCTGATCGCCGAGTGCGGGTTCTCCTTCGTGGCCGTGGAGGGGGACTGGCCCGACTGCGACCGGGTGCACCGCTCGGTGACCGCCGCACCGGGCGGGGCCGCCGACCCGCGCGTCGCGCTGGAGCGCTTCGAGCGCTGGCCGACCTGGATGTGGGCGAACGCCGAGGTGGCCCGCTTCTGCTCCTGGTTGCGGGCGTGGAACGTGGAGCGGCCCCAGGACGCGCGGGCCGGCTTCCACGGCCTGGACGTCTACAGCCTGTGGGAGTCCATGCAGGCGATCTTCGACTACCTCGGCGAGGAGGACCCGGGATCGCTGGAGGCGGCGCAGGACGCGTACCGCTGCTTCGAGCCGTACGGCAAGCGGGTTGAGGAGTACGGGATGGCGAGCCGGTTCGTCTCCGCCCGCTGCGAGGAGGAGGTCGTGCGGCTGCTGGCGCGTACCCGCGAACAGGCCGCCGGGGACGGCCCGGACAGCTTCTCGGCCTGGCAGAACGCGGAGGTGGTGGCCGGCGCGGAGCGCTACTACCGGTCGATGGTGCGCGGCGGGCCGGAGTCGTGGAACATCCGGGACACGCACATGGCGGACACCCTGGACCGGCTGCTGGAACGCTACGGCCCCGGCGCGCGGGGCGTCGTCTGGGCGCACAACACGCACGTCGGCGACGCCCGGGCCACCGACATGGCCGGCGACGGGATGGTCAACATCGGCCAGCTGGCCCGCGAGCGGCACGGCGCCGACGAGGTGGTCCTGGTCGGCTTCGGCGGCTACCGGGGCACGGTGATCGCCGCGCCCCGCTGGGGCTCGCCGGCCGAGGCGATGGTGGTGCCGCCGGCCCGCCCCGGCTCGGTCGAGCACCGGCTGCACGAGCTGATGCCCGAGCGGGCCGTGCTGGTCTTCGGCGGCGACGACCAGCCCGGCTGGGTCACCGGGACCGCCGACCACCGGGCGATCGGGGTGGTCTACGACCCGTCCTTCGAGTCGTGGGGCAACTACGTGCCGACCCGGCTGGGGGAGCGCTACGACGCCTTCGTCTGGTGCGACGAGACGACGGCCCTGCACCCCCTCCCGGCCCTGACCACCCCGGGCGAGATGGAGACCTACCCGGCCGGCGTCTGA
- the fabG gene encoding 3-oxoacyl-ACP reductase FabG, whose amino-acid sequence MSEEQRVAIVTGAARGIGAATARRLAADGLAVAVVDIEESATKETVDAVAAAGGRALGVGADVSDRAQVEAAVERVAAELGAPTVLVNNAGVLRDNLLFKMTDTDWDTVMGVHLRGAFLFSQAAQKHMVEAKWGRIVNLSSTSALGNRGQANYAAAKAGLQGFTKTLAIELGPFGVTVNAVAPGFIVTDMTAATAARMKVDFEALQKHAESEIAVRRVGRPEDVAHTISFLASEGASFVSGQVIYVAGGPKS is encoded by the coding sequence ATGTCGGAGGAGCAGCGGGTCGCCATCGTCACGGGCGCGGCGCGGGGGATCGGGGCGGCCACCGCCCGGCGGCTGGCGGCCGACGGCCTCGCGGTCGCCGTGGTCGACATCGAGGAGTCGGCGACGAAGGAGACCGTGGACGCCGTCGCGGCGGCCGGCGGCCGGGCGCTCGGCGTCGGCGCGGACGTGTCCGACCGGGCCCAGGTCGAGGCGGCCGTGGAGCGGGTCGCCGCCGAGCTGGGCGCCCCGACGGTGCTGGTCAACAACGCCGGCGTGCTCCGCGACAACCTGCTGTTCAAGATGACCGACACCGACTGGGACACTGTCATGGGGGTGCACCTGCGCGGCGCGTTCCTGTTCAGCCAGGCCGCCCAGAAGCACATGGTCGAGGCGAAGTGGGGCCGGATCGTCAACCTGTCCAGCACCTCGGCGCTGGGCAACCGGGGCCAGGCGAACTACGCCGCGGCGAAGGCCGGCCTCCAGGGCTTCACCAAGACCCTCGCCATCGAGCTGGGCCCGTTCGGGGTGACCGTCAACGCGGTCGCGCCCGGCTTCATCGTCACCGACATGACCGCCGCCACCGCCGCCCGGATGAAGGTCGACTTCGAGGCGCTCCAGAAGCACGCCGAGTCGGAGATCGCGGTACGCCGGGTCGGCCGCCCCGAGGACGTCGCGCACACCATCTCGTTCCTGGCCAGCGAGGGCGCCTCGTTCGTTTCCGGCCAGGTCATCTACGTGGCCGGCGGCCCCAAGTCCTGA